The Chroicocephalus ridibundus chromosome 3, bChrRid1.1, whole genome shotgun sequence genome has a segment encoding these proteins:
- the TNFAIP3 gene encoding tumor necrosis factor alpha-induced protein 3, which translates to MSSRNMAGQHILPQALYQSNMLKAMKIRERTPEDLVKPPSGIIHHFRTMHRYTIEMFRMCQFCPQFRETLQKALTDQATQASLERQRKLNWCMEVRRLVPLKTNGDGNCLMHAASQYMWGIEDIDLVLRKTLFSALREIDTRNFKLRWQREAIKSQEFVETGLHYDTRNWEEEWEYLIEMTSPETSGARNRLPYNALEEIHIFILANILRRPVIVIADKVVRSLESGSSFAPLNVGGIYLPLLWPAEECYRYPIVLGYDNMHFTPLVTLKDSGPEIRAVPLVTSERGRFEDLSVHFLTDAEEREKEQLLKDYLIVIEIPVQGWDHGTTHLINAAKLDEGNLPKEINLVEDYFQLVQHEYKKWQENVEPARRETCSRNRQELSLSQLSLLQVKCETPNCPFYMSVNTQPYCHECFERRSQGSKGRKQTSKTAPEKLKAAGSGSSRGDVCEPGGWISEEPVTGPRSAPPTAPSLFLYSETTAMKCRTPDCPFTLNVQHNGLCERCYNSRQLAPCNNLDDQRHLDYATCKVCRQKANRTFNGTCSTCFKRTTEHSSNGSPAFLPMCHQRSTSDPSQISQSLLQHSRHQPPNIHGEEPPPAALPPEEKRGGNLCRKPGCKFFGTSQNEGFCTLCFFEYRENHDSTLLHHQRRSQRKTLAAGQLGTSAATFRNSVSCQRRDCGTLGSTMLEGYCQNCFIKAQNQRFQEARRTEEQLVRQTERTGQHRDLQRAALSSQKRQCAVASCRNNLACRSDDLCQECQRLAQLPPAGGARDPAAEEPPKQRCRAPACDHYGNAKCNGYCNECYQFKQIYG; encoded by the exons atgtctTCTAGAAACATGGCTGGCCAACACATCCTTCCTCAAGCTTTGTATCAGAGCAACATGCTGAAAGCCATGAAGATTAGAGAGAGGACACCTGAAGATCTGGTCAAACCCCCCAGTGGAATAATTCACCACTTCAGGACTATGCACAGATATACCATAGAAATGTTCAGAATGTGCCAGTTTTGTCCTCAGTTTCGGGAAACACTTCAGAAGGCCCTGACTGACCAGGCCACCCAGGCTTCGCTGGAGCGCCAGAGGAAGCTCAACTGGTGCATGGAAGTTCGGAGACTTGTCCCTCTGAAGACTAATG gtgATGGAAATTGCCTCATGCATGCCGCATCACAGTACATGTGGGGTATTGAAGATATCGACCTCGTCTTAAGAAAAACATTGTTTAGTGCACTCAGGGAGATTGACACACGAAACTTCAAGCTCCGCTGGCAGCGGGAGGCTATTAAATCCCAGGAGTTTGTAGAAACAGGACTCCACTATGACACCCGG AActgggaggaggagtgggaatACCTCATTGAAATGACCTCCCCAGAAACATCTGGGGCTCGAAACAGGCTTCCATATAATGCACTGGAAGAAATCCACATCTTCATCCTTGCTAACATCCTCAGGCGGCCAGTCATTGTTATTGCAG ATAAAGTGGTGAGAAGTTTAGAGTCAGGCTCCAGTTTTGCTCCTCTGAATGTTGGTGGTATTTACTTGCCTCTCCTTTGGCCAGCCGAAGAATGCTACAGATACCCAATTGTGCTTGGCTATGACAACATGCATTTTACGCCACTAGTGACTCTGAAGGACAGCGGGCCAG AAATCCGGGCTGTCCCTCTGGTCACCAGTGAACGAGGCAGATTTGAGGACTTGAGCGTGCACTTTCTGACAGATgcggaggagagggagaaagagcagCTGCTAAAAGACTACTTGATAGTGATAGAAATTCCAGTGCAAGGCTGGGATCATGGTACAACTCATCTAATTAATGCTGCAAA GTTAGATGAAGGCAACCTACCCAAAGAAATAAACCTTGTGGAAGATTACTTTCAACTGGTACAGCATGAGTACAAGAAGTGGCAGGAGAACGTTGAACCTGCTAGAAGAGAGACCTGCTCCAGGAACAGACAGGAActgtccctctcccagctctccctcTTACAGGTGAAATGTGAAACGCCAAACTGCCCTTTCTACATGTCTGTGAACACCCAGCCTTACTGCCACGAGTGCTTTGAGCGGAGGTcccaaggaagcaaaggaagaaagcagaccTCCAAAACAGCACCCGAGAAACTGAAGGCGGCTGGGTCGGGCTCCTCCCGTGGGGACGTTTGTGAACCTGGGGGATGGATATCTGAAGAGCCTGTAACAGGGCCTCGCTCCGCACCTCCGACTGCTCCAAGCCTTTTCCTATACAGCGAGACCACGGCCATGAAATGCAGGACACCAGACTGCCCCTTTACGTTGAACGTGCAGCACAATGGGCTTTGCGAACGCTGCTACAACTCCAGGCAGCTCGCTCCTTGCAACAACTTGGATGACCAGAGACATTTAGACTATGCCACGTGCAAGGTGTGCCGTCAGAAGGCCAACAGGACCTTCAACGGCACATGCAGCACTTGCTTCAAAAGGACTACAGAGCACTCCTCAAACGGCAGCCCCGCTTTTCTGCCCATGTGCCATCAGAGATCGACGTCTGACCCATCCCAGATCTCGCAGAGCCTTCTCCAGCACTCCCGCCACCAGCCTCCCAACATCCACGGTGAGGAGCCCCCACCGGCAGCACTGCCTCCCGAGGAGAAGAGGGGAGGTAACCTCTGCAGGAAACCTGGCTGCAAGTTTTTTGGGACATCGCAGAATGAGGGCTTTTGCACGCTGTGCTTCTTTGAGTACAGGGAAAACCACG ACAGCACTTTGCTACACCACCAGAGGAGATCTCAGAGGAAGACCTTGGCAGCGGGTCAGCTGGGAACCTCCGCTGCCACCTTCCGTAACAGCGTGTCCTGCCAGCGGCGTGACTGCGGCACCCTGGGCAGCACGATGCTTGAAGGGTACTGCCAGAACTGCTTCATTAAAGCCCAGAACCAGCGATTTCAGGAAGCCAGGAGGACAGAAGAACAGCTGGTGAGACAGACAGAA agaacGGGACAGCACAGAGATTTGCAGCGAGCAGCGCTGAGTAGCCAGAAGAGACAGTGTGCTGTGGCTTCGTGTAGAAACAACCTGGCCTGCAGAAGTGATGACTTGTGCCAGGAGTGCCAGCGCCTCGCTCAGCTTCCACCGGCGGGCGGTGCCAGGGACCCGGCTGCGGAGGAGCCCCCGAAGCAACGCTGCCGAGCCCCTGCTTGTGATCACTATGGGAATGCCAAGTGCAACGGCTACTGCAATGAATGCTACCAGTTCAAACAGATCTATGGCTAG